In Kutzneria kofuensis, the DNA window GTCCGGCTTCGCCCGGGTGCAGGCGTTCCGGGACGGCTTCACCTCGGCCGGCCCGGCGATCTGCGCCAGCAAGTACGGCTCCTGATACCCGTAGGGCATCACAGCGGCGGGAAAGGGTCTTGGACGCCGGTGCCTGACCGGAGCGAAACTCTTGTCAGGCAAAGAAAGGATCCAAGCGATGAAGGTCTTCGTCACCGGCGGCTCCGGCTATGTCGGCGGGCCGACCATCCGGGCCCTGGTGCGGCACGGCCACGAGGTGACCGCACTGGCCCGCAGCGACAACTCCGTCACGGCCGTCGAGGCGGCCGGCGCGACCGCGGTGCGCGGCGCGCTGACGGACACGGATGTGTTGCGGGAGCAGGCTTCCCGCGCCGACGCCGTGATCCACCTCGGCATGGCCGGCGAGCGGACCGCCGAGGTCGACCTCGCCGCCGCCCAGGCGATGCAGGACGGCCTGGCCGACCGCGGCACGTACGTGCACACCGGCGGCACCTGGGTGTTCGGCGACACCGACGGCGTCGCCGACGAGACGCACCCGATGGCCCCGCCGGCGCTGACCGCGTGGCGCCTGGACAACGAGAAGCAGGTGCTGGCCCACGGCGGCCGGCCGGTGATCGTCATGCCGGGATTGGTGTACGGCAACGGCGGCGGCCTGATCGAGGCGTTCTACGTCGACCCGGCGCGCCGGGACGGCGAGCTCGCGCAGATCGGCGACGGCAGCACGCACTGGGCGCTGGTGCACGTCGACGACCTCGCCGAGCTGTACGTGCGGGCGCTGGACGCCAAGCCACGCAGTGTCTACGTCGGCGTGGACGACCAGAACCCGACCATCGCCGAGGTCAGCCGGGCCCTGGCCCACGCGGTCGGCGTGCCGGTCAAGCGGATCGACCTGGCCGAGGCCACCGAGCGGATGGGGCCGATCGCCGAGGCCTTCGCCCTGGACCAGCAGCTGACCAGCGCCAAGGCCCGCCGCGAGCTGGGCTGGGCGCCGCGGCACACCGACGCCGTCGCCGAGCTGGCCCTGTAGCTTCGGTGCGACCCGCGGAAGTTCGTCGACAGCACCCGTGACGACGGCCGGGGAGCCCCCCGGGCAGGACCGGATCCGTGAGGATCAGGCCTGCGCCGGAGGGCTCCCCGTGATCATCCGTCCGGGTCAGTTACGGGAGACCCAGACTCCGTCGTTGCCGAATCCGACGATGTCGGCGCGGCCGTCGCCGTTGACGTCGGCGAGGAATCGGGGGTGCTGGTCGACCCGCCAGCCTTGGTTGTAGCCGAAGTTGTTGACCACGAGCTGTGCCGCGGCGAAGGTTCCGTTCGCCTGGGCCAGCGAGACCCAGACCCCGTCGTTGCCGAATCCGACGATGTCGGCGCGGCCGTCGCCGTTGACGTCGGCCAGGAGCCGGGGGTGTCGGTCGACTCGCCAGCCGCCCGCGTTGAAGCCGAAGTTGTTGAGGACGAGCTGTGCCGGGGCGAAGGTTCCGTTCTGCTGGGCCAGCGAGACCCAGACTCCGTCGTTGCCGAATCCGACGATGTCGGCCCGCCTGTCGCCGTTGACGTCGGCCAGGAATCGGGGGTGTCGGTCGACTCGCCAGCCGCCCGCGTTGAAGCCGAAGTTGTTGAGGACGAGCTGTGCCGGGGCGAAGGTTCCGTTGGCTCGGGCGAGGGAGACCCAGACTCCGTCGTTGCCGAATCCGACGATGTCGGCGCGGCCGTCGCCGTTGACGTCGGCGAGGAATCGGGGGTGCTGGTCGACTCGCCAGCCTTGGTTGTAGCCGAAGTTGTTGACGACGAGTTGTGGGTCGGCGAAGGTGCCGTTGGCTCGGGCGAGGGAGACCCAGACTCCGTCGTTGCCGAATCCGACGATGTCGGCGCGGCCGTCGCCGTTGACGTCGGCGAGGAATCGGGGGTGCTGGTCGACCCGCCAGCCTTGGGCGGTGCCGAAGTTGTTGACGGCGAGCTGCGCCGGGGCGAAGGTTCCGTTGGCTCGGGCCAGGGAGACCCAGACTCCGTCGTTGCCGAATCCGACGATGTCGGCCCGCCTGTCGCCGTTGACGTCGGCGAGGAATCGCGGATGTTGGTCGACTCGCCAGCCTTGGTTGTAGCCGAAGTTGTTGACGACGAGTTGTGGGTCGGCGAAGGTTCCGTTGGCCCGGGCCAGGGAGACCCAGACCCCGGCGTCGCCGAATCCGACGATGTCGGCGCGGCCGTCGCCGTTGACGTCGGCCAGGAATCGGGGATGTTTGTCTACTCGCCAACCGCCGGCGTTGTAGCCGAAGTTCCTGACCACCAACTCCGGCGTGCTCGCGGTCGCCTGCGTCGGCGTCGCGGACGCCGGCGTCGTGATTGGCGCGACAAGCAGCGCGGCGACGGTTGCGGAGACCACGACCGCTGGCGTCATCCTCCGCAGGCTGATCATGGACGACATAGCTACCTTCCCTCCCATGCAAGGATCCTCTCGGGTCGTTCGCAGGTGTTGTCGGTCGTCACGGCGGTGTCGGCCATGGTTGGAATGGCGAGACGGTGAGGGTGGCCACCGATGATGGGCGCGATTCGACACCGCGATCGAAGGGTCGACCTCACCGGTCGTCACTGCTGTTGCGCGCCGACCGAATCGCTGAGATCACCTCACGCCGCGGCCGTGGCACATCCACATCCGCGGTCGACCCCGGCAATCGGTCATGGCGGTCGACGAGTGCGGTGGAAGAGCTCGGCCAGAGATAGTCTGGTCCCGCCGGCTCGGGTCTCATAGGGGGCCACTTGACCGGCTCCCTGCCGGCGTCGTCCCGTTGCGACACGCATCGCGGCGGTGCGGTGGCTCCGTTCCCCTTCTGAGGTGATACTTCCTGTGATGGACGTCGACCTGCGCAAACTGCGGTACTTCGTCGCCGTGGCCGAGGAATTGCACTTCGGGCGGGCGGCGGAGCGGCTGCACATCGCCCAACCGGTGCTGTCGCGGCAGATCCGCGCGCTGGAGGACGAGCTCAAGGTGCAGCTGTTCGCCCGTGACCGCCGCCGCACCGAGCTGACGGCCGCCGGGGAGCAGTTGCTGGCCGACGCCCGGCCGTTGTTGGCCGGCGCCAACGCTTTGCGGCTTCGGGTCGGTCGGGCCGCCCGTGGACAGAACTCCTTCACCGTCGGCTTCATGCCCGGCCTGATCGTGACGGCCGCGGTGCGGGCGTTGTCCGACCGGCATCCCGAGCTGACCGTGAACGTCGTGCGCACCAACTGGGACGACCAGGTCGAGGTCGTGCGCGACGGCCGGGTCGACGTCTCGTACATCCGGCTGCCCGTCGACCAGTCCGGGCTGACGGTGCGGCCGCTGATGTCCGAGCCGCGGGTGGCCGTGCTACCGGCCGATCACCGGCTGGCCGGCAAGGAGACGATCGCCATCGCCGACCTCGCCGACGAGCACCTGCTGCAGAATCCGGACGCGGTTCCGGAGTGGCGGGACATCGCCACCGAGCTGCGGGACGGCACCCGGGTGGCGGTCGGGCACTTCTCGGCCGTGGAGGAGAAGCTGGAGCACGTGGCCACCGGCCGGGGTGTCACCGTGCTACCGCTGTCGACGGCGACGTTCTACACACGGCCGGACATCGTGCACGTGACGGTCCGCGACATCCCGCCCAACCAGGTCTGCCTGGCCTGGGAGGCCGGCCGCCGCAGCCCGCTCATCCGGGAGTTCGCGGCCCTGGCCGAATCGCTCTGAGCAGGTCGTCGTGCACCGGCGTCCCGACCGCCGACATGGCGCCGTCAGGCCGGTCCGGTCGCCTGGTTGATCAGCGTTGTGGCCAGTTCTCGGACGTCGTGGAACGGTTGCGTGTCGTTGAGCGAGGTGGACAGGGCGCGGGCGCCCTCGAACAGCACCGCGAGCTGCCGTCCCAGGGTTTCGGGATCTTGGGCGCCGGCCTCGGCGGCAGTTTTGGTCAGGCGCGCGGTGAACTCCCTCTTGTGTCGCGCGACCAGTGCTGCGGCTTCGGGCATCGTCCCGGCCGCCTCGACGGCGGCGTTGTGCAGTGGGCAGCCGCGCTCGACCTGTGGCGGTGGCGAGTCGGCCGGGAGTTCGGCGAACAGCTCCAGGAGACGCTCGCGTGCGCTGAGATCACTGCGCTCCAGAGCGGCCTCGACGTGCACAGGCCCGTCCGGCTCTGACTCGACACGGTGCAGGTAGGCGCTGACCAGGGCCTCCTTGCTCGGGAAGTGCTGGTAGAGCGTTCGAGTCGACACGTGGGCCACGTCGGTCAGCTTCGCGATACCGGTGGCGTGTATGCCGTCGCGGGCGAACAACTCCACCGCGGCGTGCAGGATGCGTTCCCGCGCACCGCGCCCGCCTCGGGGGGCACGGGCCGTCGCCTCACTCGTTCCCATGCCACAAGTATAGCGATCGGTTTACTTCGGGCGTGGAGCGTGCTACGTTCAGGTAGAACGATCGCTTTACTTCGCGGCGGTCGGGCCCGTGCGGACCGGCGTCCATCGGCCCGGAGATGCGGCCCCGAACGTCTGATGGCGGCCGGCTGATGCGTGTTTCTTCGAATCTGAGAGGTGTTCATGCGAGACGAGAAGGTGCCGGTGTCAGGGGACGACGAGCTGGCTGAACTTGGTGTAGCGGCCGCGGCCGCCGCGATCCGTGACGGCGATATCACGGCCGAGTCGTACTCCGCCGCACTTCTGCGGCGCGCGCGGAAATACTCCGACCTGAACTCCTTCATCACGATAGATGAATCCGCCGTGCTGACCGCGGCCCGGGAAGCGGACAAGGCGCGCGCCGCTGGTTCCAGGGCTCCCTTCCTCGGCGTGCCGATCGGGGTGAAGGACAGCTACGCGACGCGTGGTCTTCGTACGACGCTCGGCGTGGAAACCCTGGGGAGTTTCGTGCCGGCCGACGACGCCGACGTTGTCGCCGCGCTCGAAGATGCCGGTGGGATCGTCTTCGGCAAGAACAACCTCGTTGAAATGTCCTTCGGGCTCGCCGGGGACAACAGCCGCTACGGGCAGGTGAAGAATCCCTACGGCCGCGATCATGTGTCGGGGGGATCGTCGAGTGGCTCCGGAGCGTCTGTCGCTGCTCGGATCGTGCCTGCGGCATTGGGCGGTGACACGGTCGGCTCCATTCGGGTGCCCGCGTCTCTGTGTGGTGTGGTGGGTTTCAAGCCGACCACGGGACGATGGTCGGGTGGTGGCGTCGCGCCGATTTCGCACACGCTCGACACGACCGGCGTCCTGGCGCGCAGCGTCGAGGACTGCGCGCTGATCGATCGGATCGTCACGAAGGACGTGGCCGCTCCTCCTGGTCGTTCCGATCTGAAGGGAGCGAAGTTCGCCTATGCTCCGAGGCAGTACATGGAGTTGATCGACCCCGAGGTGGAAGCGCACTTCAAGAACGCGCTCCGGCGCCTACGGGACGCCGGCGCCGAAGTTGTCGAAATCGACCTCGGTGAGGACTTCTCGCTGATGGCGGATCGGCTGACGTGGAACATCTTCTTCCGTGAGACGATGGAATCGGTCTCGGAGTTTCTTCGCCGAAACGATTTCCCGGTTTCCTTCGATGAGATTTACGACGGGCTCAAGCCGGAGCTCAGGGAAGTGTGGAGCCATCTCGTCCTGCCGAGCGGGCCGGGCTTTGCTTCTCGGGAGACCTACGAGGCGGCGCTGTCCGTCGATCGGCCGGAGCTGCAGCGCCGGCTCGGCGCCGTATTCACGCGCGCCGGCTTCGATGCGCTGCTCTTTCCGACGACGCCCTGCGTCGCCCCGCTGATCGACCATCGGTCGAAGTTCACCGTCGCGGGCGAAGAGGTCAACGACCTGTTTCTCGCGAAGAACACCGTTCCCACCAGCGGAGCCGGCCTGCCGGGCATCAGCATCCCCCTGGCACTGACCGGACACGGCCTGCCCGTCGGAATGGAGCTCGACGGCGCACACGGCCATGACCGGGAACTCCTCGACCTGGCACGCCGAGTGGAGTCCGTTTTCGGCACGTTGCCCGCGCCCGTGTGAAGAACCCGACTGGTGCTGTCCTGGTGGGCGGTGCCGGACCGCTGCGCGGCGCGCCGTTCCCGCGGGTCGCTCAAGCGGTGCCGACGATCGCGCAGCCGATGGCCAGCTCCGTCGCCGGGTCGCAGCCGATCAGCTCCTCGACGAGCTCGTCCCGGATCGCGGCGGTGAACGTGGTCCGCAGGCCCAGGGCGGTCGCGGCCAGCGAGAGCGTCTGGTTCGTGTGGCCGGCGTCGAGCTGCAGCATGCGATAGGCCCGCGGCGAGTCCTGGTCCCGTACGACGCTCGTGTAGAACACGGCCAGGCCGGCGCCGGTGACCCATGGCTGGTCGCCGCAGGCCGCGACCAGTTCCGCGTCGGAGACGGCGTCGCCGACCAGGGCGAGCTCGTGCCGGCGGCTGTCGTAGTGGTAGACGCCGGGCTTGACGCCCTCGACGTCCCGGATGGCCGGGTACAGCTCGGTCGAATTGACGGCACTCACCTGCAGCAGCGCGCCGAGCGCGGTCAGCGGCACCGGGCCGCCGCCGAACTCCCGGTGGTCACGGCGAAGGTGGAGCACGTCGAGCAGATCCCGGTGCTGCCACTGGGCCTGCTCCGCCGACGGCAGCGGAATCCGTTCCGTGTCAGGGAAAGCGCTGAGCGGCTCGGTCGGCTCGTCGGGGGTGGGGAAGCGGGTGCCGCGGGTGGTCCGGGTCGAGTAGTGGTACGCCCGCGCGACCGGACCCCAGCTGCCCCAGGCGTGCAGCACCGCCTGCTCCTGGGCGTCCCGCTGTGAGCCCTCGGCGACCAGGACGTCGTTGGCCAGCAGGGCCTCGACGACGGCCCGGTGCCGCTCCGGCACCGAGTCGCGGTCGCGCCAGCGGATGAACCAGCGCAGCACCTCGTCGGTGTCGGTGCCCAGCACGACCTGCCGGTGGTCCAGGTAGTCGTCCCAGACGACCTGGCCGTCGACGGCGAACACCCCGCCGCACGCGGAGATCCGCAGCCGCATCAGGCCGCGCCGGGCAACACGGCGCCGGTGTCCACAATCTCGTCCATGTCCGTCAGGTTATCGTCGTCTAACCGGGGCGGACCAAATCGGGGCCGCCCGCGACCTGGATCAACTGCCCGTTCGGCCGTACGCGCGGGCCTGGATCCGGTACAGCCGAGCGTACCGGCCGCCGGCGGCCATCAACTCGGCGTGCGAACCGCGTTCGACCAGCCGGCTGCCGTCCAGCACGAGGATCAGGTCGGCCATCCGCACCGTGGCGAACCGGTGTGAGACCAGCACCGTGACGCCCCGGCCGGCGGCGTCGGCGGAGCGGTCGAACAGCGCGTCCTCGGTGGCGGCGTCGAGCGCCGACGTCGGCTCGTCCAGCACGAGCAGCAGCGGGTCGGGGCGCATGAAGCCGCGGGCGAGCGCCACCTTCTGCCACTGGCCGTGCGAGAGGTCGACGCCGTTCTCCCAGGTCACGCCCAGTTGCGTGGTCAGCTCCGGCACCGCGTCGCCCGCACCGGCCCGGCTGACGGCGGTGTGAAGTGCGACAGGATCATCGATGTGCGGCAGGTCTCCGACGCCGATCGACTCGCCGGCGGTGTACTCGAACGGGAAGAAGTCCTGGAAAGCGCCGGAAACGCGGTCCCGCCACCGGGCCGGGTCGATCGTCGCGAGGTCGACGCCGTCCACCAGGATGCGGCCGGTCGTCGGTTGGTAGAGCCGGCAGAGCAGCTTGACGAGCGTGGACTTGCCGGCGCCGTTCTCGCCGACGATGGCGACGGTTGTGCCGGCGGGGAGCGTGACCGTGATGTCGTCGAGGACGTTCCTGTCGGTGCCGGGGTAGCGGAACGAGACGGTGTCGAGGCTGATGCCGTGTCGCAGGGTTCGTGGCGGTTGCCCGGTCGCGCTGTGGGTTTGGGCGACGGCGTAGTCCTCCAGCCAAGCCAGGCGGCGCGAGACGTCGAGCCAGATCGTGCGGAAGAAGTGGGTTTGCTGCACCGTGTTCGCCACGTACTGGGCGAGCCGGCCGCCGGCGGCGAGCACGAGCAGCAGCGTCGTCGGTCGGTGCACGGCCGAGACGATGGCGGCCAGGAAGGCGACGCCGAACAGGGCGTGCGCGCCGGCCTGCCACCAGGCCGTCTGCCAGCGGGCTCTGGACAGCTTGCGATGCCGCTCTCGCCATGCCTGCCGGCGGGTGGTCCTGATCTTGTCCTGGACGCCGAAGACGCGGATCTCCTTGGCCGGGCCGGGAGTCGTGCCGAGCTCGAACATGTGCTTGGCCAGGCGGTCGTGCTGCGCGCCGGCCTCCTCGGCCCGTCGCTCGGCGTCGGCGCGCCAGGTCGAGACCAGCACCGCCGGCACCGCGACGACGCCGAGCAGCCCGAACCAGGGGTTCGCGGCCACCAGCAGGCCGACCGTGATCACCAACCGGGCGAGAGCGCCCAACGTGGAGAAGAGTTGTTGGTACAGCTCGCTCAGCGCCCCGGCGTGGTCGCGGAGCACCGAGATCCGGTCCATGACCTCGGGGCGCTCGTGGTGCTCCATGGTCGTGATCTCGGATTGCAGGCGGGCGACGTGTTCCTCGACGACGATCGCCGCCCGGTCGGCGAAGCGGCGGTTCGCCCGGTCGCTGACGGTGGCGAGCAGCCACCCGCCGATCGCCAGCACGGCCAGGAGCGTGGCGGCCAGTGCGATGTTCGTGGCGAGGAGCGAGAAAGCCAGTGCCAGCAAGGCATCCGGGATCGCGGCTCCGACCGTCGTCAGGAAGGCCACGGCGATCAGCGTCGGGCCGGCGCGGTAGCCGAGTCTCAGGGAACGGACCAGAGAGGGCAGCCAGCCGGGCAGTTCAGTCATTCCGGAACCTCGCCGCCTGCAGGTCGAACATCGTGCGGTACTTGCCGTTCGCGGCCATCAGCTCGTCGTGGGTGCCCAGCTCCGCCACCTTTCCGTTGTCCAGAACACAGATCCGGTCGGCCTGCCGCACGGTGCCGAAGCGGTGCGACACCAGGATCGTCGTGCAGCCCCGGGTCTGTTCCAGGAACCGGGTGAAGGCCTCGGTCTCGCCCTTGATGTCCAGCTGCGCCGTCGGTTCGTCCAGCACGACGATGCCGGCGCCCTGTCTCACCGCGCAGAGCGCGCGGGCCAGCGCGATCCGCTGCCACTGGCCGCCGGAGAGGTCCGTTCCGTCGTCGTATCCCTTGGACAGCACCGTGTCCAGGCCGGTGAATTCCGCCTCGGTGGCGTTGAGCGAGGTTCGTATGTCCTCTTCGGACGCTCCGGTCGGCGCGACGTTGTCCCTGAGCGGCAACTGGTAGCGGATGAAGTCCTGGAACACCGCCGTCACCTTGGAGCGCCAGTGGTCGAGGTCCAGGGTCTTCAGGTCGGCGCCGTCCGCCTCGACCGTGCCGCCGGTCGGGTCGTAGAGCCGGCAGATCAGCTTGACCAGCGTCGTCTTGCCGGCCCCGTTCAGGCCGACCACCGCCAGCGAGGTGCCGGCCGGGATCGTCAGGTCGAGGCCGTCCAGCACGGGCTTGTCGGCGTTGGGATAACTGAACCGGACATTCCGGAACCGCAAGTCCGTGCCCGTGGGCATGCGGGAACCGGTTGGCAGGCCACCGACCTCGGCCATGCTCCTGTCCAGGCGCAGCGCCGCCCGAACCGCCTCGATCGCCGGCGGGAGCGCCCAGTTCAGGCCGCCGAAGGCCAGTGCCGCCGTGCCGATCGCTGCCTGCGCGTAGGTGGCCTTCTGGCCCAGGCCGGTCGTGTCCATCGCCAGCGTCCAGAAGACCACGCCGTTCGCCGCCGTCAGCAGCGCGAGGGTCCAGCCGACGCCGCGTTGCCGCAGTTTCGTCGCCTGCCAGCGCAGGTCGACCAGCTTCCGTCTGTTGTGGACGAACTGCCGGACCGTCCAGTCGCTCAGGCCGAACAGCCGGATCTCCTTGCCCGCCGGCGGATCCACCGCCAGCCGGTACGTGTATTCCGCGCGCCGCTGGGCGTACTGGACTTCTTCGGTGTCTCGGTGCCAGACGCCGGCATCCTTGAGCAGCCAGTGCGTCGCCAGCCAGGCGACGGCCAGCGTCGCGCCGGCCCACCAGTGGTACGTCGCCAGCAGGATCG includes these proteins:
- a CDS encoding NAD-dependent epimerase/dehydratase family protein, whose translation is MKVFVTGGSGYVGGPTIRALVRHGHEVTALARSDNSVTAVEAAGATAVRGALTDTDVLREQASRADAVIHLGMAGERTAEVDLAAAQAMQDGLADRGTYVHTGGTWVFGDTDGVADETHPMAPPALTAWRLDNEKQVLAHGGRPVIVMPGLVYGNGGGLIEAFYVDPARRDGELAQIGDGSTHWALVHVDDLAELYVRALDAKPRSVYVGVDDQNPTIAEVSRALAHAVGVPVKRIDLAEATERMGPIAEAFALDQQLTSAKARRELGWAPRHTDAVAELAL
- a CDS encoding FG-GAP repeat domain-containing protein, with the protein product MTPAVVVSATVAALLVAPITTPASATPTQATASTPELVVRNFGYNAGGWRVDKHPRFLADVNGDGRADIVGFGDAGVWVSLARANGTFADPQLVVNNFGYNQGWRVDQHPRFLADVNGDRRADIVGFGNDGVWVSLARANGTFAPAQLAVNNFGTAQGWRVDQHPRFLADVNGDGRADIVGFGNDGVWVSLARANGTFADPQLVVNNFGYNQGWRVDQHPRFLADVNGDGRADIVGFGNDGVWVSLARANGTFAPAQLVLNNFGFNAGGWRVDRHPRFLADVNGDRRADIVGFGNDGVWVSLAQQNGTFAPAQLVLNNFGFNAGGWRVDRHPRLLADVNGDGRADIVGFGNDGVWVSLAQANGTFAAAQLVVNNFGYNQGWRVDQHPRFLADVNGDGRADIVGFGNDGVWVSRN
- a CDS encoding LysR family transcriptional regulator — encoded protein: MDVDLRKLRYFVAVAEELHFGRAAERLHIAQPVLSRQIRALEDELKVQLFARDRRRTELTAAGEQLLADARPLLAGANALRLRVGRAARGQNSFTVGFMPGLIVTAAVRALSDRHPELTVNVVRTNWDDQVEVVRDGRVDVSYIRLPVDQSGLTVRPLMSEPRVAVLPADHRLAGKETIAIADLADEHLLQNPDAVPEWRDIATELRDGTRVAVGHFSAVEEKLEHVATGRGVTVLPLSTATFYTRPDIVHVTVRDIPPNQVCLAWEAGRRSPLIREFAALAESL
- a CDS encoding TetR/AcrR family transcriptional regulator, which codes for MGTSEATARAPRGGRGARERILHAAVELFARDGIHATGIAKLTDVAHVSTRTLYQHFPSKEALVSAYLHRVESEPDGPVHVEAALERSDLSARERLLELFAELPADSPPPQVERGCPLHNAAVEAAGTMPEAAALVARHKREFTARLTKTAAEAGAQDPETLGRQLAVLFEGARALSTSLNDTQPFHDVRELATTLINQATGPA
- a CDS encoding amidase family protein codes for the protein MRDEKVPVSGDDELAELGVAAAAAAIRDGDITAESYSAALLRRARKYSDLNSFITIDESAVLTAAREADKARAAGSRAPFLGVPIGVKDSYATRGLRTTLGVETLGSFVPADDADVVAALEDAGGIVFGKNNLVEMSFGLAGDNSRYGQVKNPYGRDHVSGGSSSGSGASVAARIVPAALGGDTVGSIRVPASLCGVVGFKPTTGRWSGGGVAPISHTLDTTGVLARSVEDCALIDRIVTKDVAAPPGRSDLKGAKFAYAPRQYMELIDPEVEAHFKNALRRLRDAGAEVVEIDLGEDFSLMADRLTWNIFFRETMESVSEFLRRNDFPVSFDEIYDGLKPELREVWSHLVLPSGPGFASRETYEAALSVDRPELQRRLGAVFTRAGFDALLFPTTPCVAPLIDHRSKFTVAGEEVNDLFLAKNTVPTSGAGLPGISIPLALTGHGLPVGMELDGAHGHDRELLDLARRVESVFGTLPAPV
- a CDS encoding SagB/ThcOx family dehydrogenase, giving the protein MRLRISACGGVFAVDGQVVWDDYLDHRQVVLGTDTDEVLRWFIRWRDRDSVPERHRAVVEALLANDVLVAEGSQRDAQEQAVLHAWGSWGPVARAYHYSTRTTRGTRFPTPDEPTEPLSAFPDTERIPLPSAEQAQWQHRDLLDVLHLRRDHREFGGGPVPLTALGALLQVSAVNSTELYPAIRDVEGVKPGVYHYDSRRHELALVGDAVSDAELVAACGDQPWVTGAGLAVFYTSVVRDQDSPRAYRMLQLDAGHTNQTLSLAATALGLRTTFTAAIRDELVEELIGCDPATELAIGCAIVGTA
- a CDS encoding ABC transporter ATP-binding protein produces the protein MTELPGWLPSLVRSLRLGYRAGPTLIAVAFLTTVGAAIPDALLALAFSLLATNIALAATLLAVLAIGGWLLATVSDRANRRFADRAAIVVEEHVARLQSEITTMEHHERPEVMDRISVLRDHAGALSELYQQLFSTLGALARLVITVGLLVAANPWFGLLGVVAVPAVLVSTWRADAERRAEEAGAQHDRLAKHMFELGTTPGPAKEIRVFGVQDKIRTTRRQAWRERHRKLSRARWQTAWWQAGAHALFGVAFLAAIVSAVHRPTTLLLVLAAGGRLAQYVANTVQQTHFFRTIWLDVSRRLAWLEDYAVAQTHSATGQPPRTLRHGISLDTVSFRYPGTDRNVLDDITVTLPAGTTVAIVGENGAGKSTLVKLLCRLYQPTTGRILVDGVDLATIDPARWRDRVSGAFQDFFPFEYTAGESIGVGDLPHIDDPVALHTAVSRAGAGDAVPELTTQLGVTWENGVDLSHGQWQKVALARGFMRPDPLLLVLDEPTSALDAATEDALFDRSADAAGRGVTVLVSHRFATVRMADLILVLDGSRLVERGSHAELMAAGGRYARLYRIQARAYGRTGS
- a CDS encoding ABC transporter ATP-binding protein, producing the protein MGDFIRALWRAHRGLAAAWWILLLAQAILPAAFAYTTGALISATEPTTPLIGLATVFLLMQILAPLHAQVGTNLGDHLSSRLQDRLITAATGPAGIAHLESTALAGELAVARDFDLGISGPPLALSMGMIAGSLVEALAGAGQAILLATYHWWAGATLAVAWLATHWLLKDAGVWHRDTEEVQYAQRRAEYTYRLAVDPPAGKEIRLFGLSDWTVRQFVHNRRKLVDLRWQATKLRQRGVGWTLALLTAANGVVFWTLAMDTTGLGQKATYAQAAIGTAALAFGGLNWALPPAIEAVRAALRLDRSMAEVGGLPTGSRMPTGTDLRFRNVRFSYPNADKPVLDGLDLTIPAGTSLAVVGLNGAGKTTLVKLICRLYDPTGGTVEADGADLKTLDLDHWRSKVTAVFQDFIRYQLPLRDNVAPTGASEEDIRTSLNATEAEFTGLDTVLSKGYDDGTDLSGGQWQRIALARALCAVRQGAGIVVLDEPTAQLDIKGETEAFTRFLEQTRGCTTILVSHRFGTVRQADRICVLDNGKVAELGTHDELMAANGKYRTMFDLQAARFRND